The following is a genomic window from Pseudomonas sp. FP2335.
GCGTATTGCCGGTCGTCGCGTTCACGAAGCCTCGGGCCGCGTGTACCACACCCTGTACAACCCGCCAAAAGTCGAAGGCAAGGACGATGTGACCGGCGAAGAGCTGGTACAGCGTAAGGACGACACCGAAGAAACCGTGCGTCATCGCCTGTCGGTCTACCACTCCCAGACCAAGCCTTTGGTGGATTTCTACCAGAAGCTGTCGGCTGCCCAAGGCAAGCCCAAGTACAGCCACATCCCTGGCGTTGGCTCGGTTGAAGCCATCACCGCCAAGGTGTTGCAAGCACTGAGCTGATCCTTCGTTCAGCTTTGTGTACAACGGCCCGCTTGCGGGCCGTTGTTGTTTATACTGGCGCACTTTTTTTCGACTTGGACACCCACACCGATGAGCACCCTGCTGGCCCTGGACACCGCGACTGAAGCTTGCTCCGTTGCCCTGCTGCACGATGGCAAGGTAACAAGCCACTACGAGGTGATCCCCCGCCTGCATGCGCAGAAGCTGTTGCCGATGATCAAGCAACTGCTCGAAGACGCCGGCACCACCCTGGCGGCGGTTGATGCCATCGCATTTGGCCGCGGGCCAGGTGCGTTTACTGGCGTGCGGATCGCTATCGGCGTGGTGCAGGGCTTGGCGTTTGCCTTGGAGCGGCCGGTGTTGCCAGTGTCCAACCTGGCCGTGCTGGCCCAGCGCGCGTTGCGCGAACACGGCGCGTATCAGGTGGCTGCGGCGATCGACGCGCGCATGGATGAGGTCTATTGGGGTTGCTATCGCGAGACCGCTGGCGAAATGTGCCTGGTCGGCGTGGAAGCCGTGCAGCCGCCGGAATCCTCGGTATTGCCACCAGATGCCAGCGGTGACTGGTTCGGTGCCGGCACCGGTTGGGGTTATGGCGAGCGCATTGGGGTCACGCTGGTGGGGCAGGACGCCGCCATGTTGCCCCACGCCGAAGACCTGCTGACGTTGGCGCGCTTTGCTTTTGAGCGGGGCGAGGCGATTCCCGCCGACCAGGCGGCGCCGGTGTACCTGCGCGATAAGGTTGCGCAGACCAAGGCTGAGCGCGGCCTGTAATTGTGGCGAGGGAGCTTGCTCCCGCTTTTTGTCGAGGGAGCAGGGACTGCTGCGCAGTCCAGCGGGAGCAAGCTCCCTTGCCACAGTGATGGTGTGGGCCTCGCGGGATTATTTGACGCCAAAAGTGCGGGTATTTTCTGACAAAAAACGCCAATCGTCAGAATTTGCCCGAGGTTTTAAACCTTTTTCAAATTATGTGTTCTAGTTATCACCAGAGCATTTGCGCGCTACGGATTGCGCCACTAAAATGCCATTACTGATAGCGAGTTCGCGCCTATGCGTATTGATGGCTTTTCCTCACCGTCCTATCCAATCAAGCGCAAGCCGCGCAAGGCAAACGCTACGGTGGACGACTCCGTCGAGGATTCGCCGGACTTCATCGAAGTCCAATCCGATGCGCAAGCCAGCTCCCAAGCCCGTATCAGCGGCCTTCCCGCCCGTCAGCAAGACATGGTCTTCCCGCGCTCCATGAGCAAAAGCGTCGCGACCGCCCTGGCCAGCTACCTGACCACCGCCGGTTTTGTCGAATGGGATATGGAAGTGCTGGGCCTCGACATCCACATCTGATGCGCCTGCCTTACTTCATCGGTTGCCCATCCTGGAGTGAAAACGCCTGGCGCGAATACCTGTACCCGGCCGACGCACGTTCCAACGATTACCTCGCGCTGTATTCCCAAGTCTTCAACGCCGTTGAAGGCAACACCACGTTTTATGCCCGCCCCTCGGCCGCCACGGTGCAGCGCTGGGCCGAGATCATGCCTGCCGATTTTCGCTTCACGGCGAAGTTCCCCGGTGACATCAGCCATGCTGGCGACTTGCGTGAGCAACTGCCGGCGGCGGAAAGTTTTGTCGGCCTGATGAGCCCGCTGGGGGAGCGTGTTTCGCCGCTGTGGCTGCAGTTGTCGGCAGGCTTTGCGCCGCAGCGCCTTGCCGAATTGGTCGGGTTTATCGACGGCCTTGAACGCCCGATGGCCGTTGAAGTGCGCCACCCGGAGTTCTTCGCCAAGGGCGACGCCGAGCGCACGCTCAACCGTTTGTTGCGTGATCGAGGCGTGGAGCGCATCTGCCTGGACCCGCGTGCGCTGTTCAGCTGCACGTCGACTTCGGCGGCGGTGTTGCATGCCCAGTCGAAGAAACCCAAGGTGCCACCACGTCCGGCGGCGTTGACCCTGTTTCCCCAAGTACGTTTCATCGGTCATCCCGAACTGCAAGCCAACGACCCGTTCCTGGTCCCGTGGGTGGAAAAAATCGCCTTCTGGATCGAAGAGGGCCGCACGCCGTACATCTTCCTGCACACCTCGGACAACCGCCTGGCCGCACAACTGGCCCTGCGCTTTCACGAACAATTGATGGCGCGCCTGCC
Proteins encoded in this region:
- a CDS encoding DUF72 domain-containing protein; this encodes MRLPYFIGCPSWSENAWREYLYPADARSNDYLALYSQVFNAVEGNTTFYARPSAATVQRWAEIMPADFRFTAKFPGDISHAGDLREQLPAAESFVGLMSPLGERVSPLWLQLSAGFAPQRLAELVGFIDGLERPMAVEVRHPEFFAKGDAERTLNRLLRDRGVERICLDPRALFSCTSTSAAVLHAQSKKPKVPPRPAALTLFPQVRFIGHPELQANDPFLVPWVEKIAFWIEEGRTPYIFLHTSDNRLAAQLALRFHEQLMARLPGLPPLPTLNRAPEVEQLGLL
- the tsaB gene encoding tRNA (adenosine(37)-N6)-threonylcarbamoyltransferase complex dimerization subunit type 1 TsaB, with the translated sequence MSTLLALDTATEACSVALLHDGKVTSHYEVIPRLHAQKLLPMIKQLLEDAGTTLAAVDAIAFGRGPGAFTGVRIAIGVVQGLAFALERPVLPVSNLAVLAQRALREHGAYQVAAAIDARMDEVYWGCYRETAGEMCLVGVEAVQPPESSVLPPDASGDWFGAGTGWGYGERIGVTLVGQDAAMLPHAEDLLTLARFAFERGEAIPADQAAPVYLRDKVAQTKAERGL